A single region of the Chroococcidiopsis sp. TS-821 genome encodes:
- a CDS encoding potassium channel family protein — protein sequence MDWLVLAGGVGLILLALTDLFLTVLYPRSGRGVLSTLLNQGIWQLFRQASYGPWVDRDRLLSYCGPTLLVVIVIVWTTLLIGGFAFIVWTALGSGIQASQGSTPTDFATALYYSGYTFTTLGTGDLVPKTGTYRLLMILEAALGFSTFTLTLTYFLSVYSALTRRNTFALSLHHRTASQANAAEFLARLGANGDFNGARQEVADMGRNLLELLESHHSYPVLHYFRFQESYYSLARIALITVDTATLIKSALNQEKYRALVDSTGVTELEDGGLDALLQLSDSFLPDGHSAHQNKSEKEWREWYFRAVERLQAANIETTPDLETGADLYIALRQKWNPYVVGFAEYMAYRWSEIAPVERE from the coding sequence ATGGACTGGCTAGTACTCGCAGGTGGTGTTGGACTGATACTCCTGGCTCTTACAGACCTTTTCTTAACCGTATTGTATCCCCGCAGTGGTAGGGGAGTGTTGAGCACGCTACTCAATCAGGGAATATGGCAACTATTTCGACAAGCTTCATACGGTCCCTGGGTCGATCGCGATCGCCTGCTCTCCTACTGTGGTCCTACCCTACTAGTAGTAATTGTCATTGTATGGACAACCTTATTGATCGGCGGATTTGCCTTCATCGTTTGGACTGCCCTAGGTTCTGGTATCCAGGCTAGCCAGGGATCAACGCCAACAGATTTTGCTACAGCACTTTATTACAGCGGCTACACCTTTACCACTCTAGGTACGGGCGACCTTGTGCCAAAAACAGGAACCTATCGGCTACTCATGATATTAGAAGCAGCCCTTGGTTTTTCGACCTTTACCCTAACGCTCACCTACTTCCTGTCAGTCTATAGTGCCTTAACGCGACGCAATACTTTTGCCTTAAGCTTACATCACCGTACTGCCAGTCAAGCAAATGCTGCCGAGTTCCTGGCGCGGCTGGGAGCGAATGGAGATTTCAATGGTGCCCGTCAGGAAGTTGCTGATATGGGCAGAAACCTGTTGGAGTTGCTAGAGTCTCACCACTCGTACCCGGTTTTACACTATTTTCGCTTTCAGGAAAGCTACTACTCACTAGCGCGGATTGCACTAATCACAGTGGATACAGCCACATTAATCAAAAGTGCGCTTAATCAAGAAAAATATCGTGCGTTAGTAGACTCTACTGGAGTTACCGAGTTAGAAGATGGTGGTTTGGATGCCCTGCTTCAATTGTCCGATTCATTCCTTCCAGATGGACATTCAGCCCACCAGAATAAATCGGAGAAAGAGTGGCGCGAGTGGTATTTCCGTGCTGTAGAGCGGCTGCAAGCTGCGAACATAGAAACAACACCTGATTTAGAAACGGGCGCAGATTTATACATTGCTTTGCGCCAAAAGTGGAATCCTTATGTTGTTGGCTTTGCTGAGTACATGGCATACAGGTGGAGTGAGATCGCTCCAGTTGAGAGAGAGTAA
- a CDS encoding DUF305 domain-containing protein, with amino-acid sequence MNQQKHMSGMGWNRFAAMIATSTFIMFFLMYQLIYTLDHATFSVNRLVASLVMGCVMTVVMLSFMWSMYRGVGTKIAVLGLATALGVILLSVNRTQALIGDVNFMKAMIPHHSIAINNARKASISDPRVRELADEIIASQVREIAEMQLLLDDIAENGERGEVELPARSLEITPEMERQIREAVQ; translated from the coding sequence ATGAACCAACAGAAACACATGTCAGGAATGGGCTGGAACCGATTCGCGGCGATGATCGCGACCTCAACGTTCATCATGTTCTTCTTGATGTATCAGCTCATATACACACTTGATCACGCAACGTTTAGTGTAAATCGACTGGTCGCCTCATTGGTGATGGGGTGCGTGATGACCGTTGTGATGCTTTCCTTTATGTGGTCGATGTATCGAGGAGTAGGAACCAAGATCGCAGTTCTCGGTTTAGCTACCGCGCTCGGCGTGATTCTGCTCTCCGTGAATAGAACCCAAGCGCTGATCGGAGATGTCAACTTCATGAAGGCGATGATTCCCCACCATTCGATTGCCATTAACAATGCGCGGAAGGCAAGCATTAGCGATCCGCGCGTTCGTGAGCTTGCGGATGAGATAATTGCGTCGCAGGTCCGTGAAATAGCTGAGATGCAGTTGCTCCTCGATGATATTGCGGAGAACGGAGAACGAGGGGAGGTCGAGCTTCCCGCTCGTTCGCTTGAGATAACCCCCGAGATGGAGCGCCAGATTAGAGAAGCAGTGCAGTAA
- a CDS encoding four-helix bundle copper-binding protein — MPHQQYKTSIDAAIHCAYECEHCADACMGSMAECARLCRDCAQMCWTIAGYMSRGSQFIPQVVRACIDICEACASECEKHDNEHCQSCAKACRSAVEEYRKVVSVATSR, encoded by the coding sequence ATGCCACATCAGCAGTATAAAACCAGTATTGATGCTGCCATTCACTGTGCTTACGAGTGTGAACACTGCGCTGATGCCTGTATGGGCAGCATGGCAGAATGCGCTCGTCTCTGCCGCGATTGTGCCCAAATGTGTTGGACGATCGCTGGCTACATGAGTCGCGGATCTCAATTCATCCCTCAGGTTGTTCGAGCTTGTATCGATATCTGCGAAGCCTGCGCCAGTGAATGCGAAAAACACGATAACGAACACTGCCAAAGCTGTGCCAAGGCTTGTCGATCGGCTGTTGAGGAGTACCGTAAGGTGGTTAGTGTTGCCACATCGCGTTAA
- a CDS encoding DNA polymerase, whose translation MLNHPVQGLNADITKLALVKLNKVLAETGAKLICTVHDEILLECPVAEAKHISYLLHRGMVAAARKFLHPILVVVDIKVSASWGGDEA comes from the coding sequence TTGCTGAACCATCCCGTCCAGGGATTGAATGCTGATATCACAAAGTTAGCGTTAGTGAAACTTAACAAAGTACTGGCAGAGACAGGAGCAAAGCTGATTTGCACAGTTCATGATGAGATCCTGCTGGAGTGTCCTGTTGCTGAGGCGAAGCACATCAGTTATCTCTTACATCGCGGCATGGTTGCAGCAGCTCGGAAGTTTCTGCATCCGATCTTGGTAGTCGTAGACATCAAAGTTTCAGCTAGTTGGGGTGGTGATGAGGCTTAG
- a CDS encoding DNA polymerase, whose protein sequence is MKSFQPTIFCNRAGRIHPTYYQLGARSGQFSCRNPPLQTIPRDAAARTCFVAAPGYQIVRADYSQIELRIVARLSGDARMQRAYRKGEDLHRLTAALVTGKAIADVSEEDRRLAKAINFGLIYGMGAAKLQSYAETKYGVTLSLEQAKAFRKRFFEAYAGVAEWHETIKRSYSEE, encoded by the coding sequence ATTAAATCATTTCAGCCTACCATTTTTTGCAACAGAGCCGGAAGGATTCACCCAACGTACTACCAGCTTGGAGCCAGGTCAGGTCAGTTTTCTTGTCGCAATCCACCTTTGCAGACCATTCCTCGTGATGCGGCTGCCCGAACCTGCTTTGTAGCTGCACCAGGTTATCAAATAGTGCGAGCCGACTATTCTCAAATTGAGCTGCGAATTGTTGCCCGATTAAGTGGCGATGCCCGGATGCAACGAGCATACCGCAAAGGTGAGGATCTGCATCGGCTGACAGCAGCTCTGGTGACGGGGAAAGCGATCGCGGATGTGAGCGAGGAAGATCGACGGCTTGCCAAAGCCATCAATTTTGGGCTGATTTACGGCATGGGTGCCGCCAAACTTCAGAGCTATGCTGAGACAAAGTATGGAGTCACTCTGTCTCTAGAGCAGGCAAAAGCATTCCGAAAACGCTTCTTTGAAGCCTACGCCGGAGTGGCAGAGTGGCATGAGACGATCAAGCGTAGTTACTCCGAGGAATAA
- a CDS encoding ATP-binding protein, whose amino-acid sequence MFDPLLFGAAATVSFSLIAQIGEQVDYLRFLPDEHQTNRGRWWFFMMLAGPGWIIMGVAKQLGGAFLASLAISHGISLAKANEPTQMYLVGFEYVFSNPEIALSFAVLFVIVSQIKINVTNAYAGSLAWSNFFSRLTHTHPGRVVWLVFNVAIALLLMEIGVFSTLETVLGLYSNIAIAWVGALVADLVINKPLGISPSQVEFKRSHLYNFNPVGFGSMLIASLVAMIAFLGGLGTIAKAFAPFIALGLAFILAPAIAFLTKGKYYLARQDSCTKIDVVTLRCCICEQEYARQDMSFCPVYDNFICSLCCSLDACCHDACKKSTDSEEQERNLQSVQIPKAIFRDKISPQLGIRLIKFLAIFLFLSVLFGIIIGIMYYQQVATAQNLSSTTAQKIAEILMELYAISLVLIGMGSWWLVLTQESRRLAQEELDKRNLQLQQEVKERQQAEAQVKEKAAQLEQTLHNLKQAEAQLIQTEKMAALGGLVAGIAHEINTPIGIGVTAASLLIEKTSAFSQLFQSGKMKRSDLEKYLNMAQQTSQMTLNNLERATELIQSFKQVAVDQSSESKRIFNLSSYLEEILLQLSPKLKTTKHIIEVKGDASLNINSYPGALSQIITNLIMNSLIHAYESSEQGHIVLSFKQVEERIVFEYSDDGKGIAPENINKIFEPFFTTKRGQGGSGLGLHIVYNLVTQKLNGRIYCESKPDTGTKFIIEIVNT is encoded by the coding sequence GTGTTTGACCCACTTTTGTTTGGAGCAGCTGCTACTGTTTCATTTTCATTAATTGCGCAAATAGGAGAACAGGTAGATTACTTAAGATTTTTGCCAGACGAACATCAAACAAACCGAGGAAGATGGTGGTTTTTTATGATGCTGGCAGGACCTGGCTGGATTATTATGGGCGTTGCCAAACAGCTAGGAGGAGCTTTCTTGGCGTCGTTAGCCATTAGTCACGGAATCAGTCTTGCTAAAGCAAACGAACCCACTCAAATGTATTTGGTAGGGTTCGAGTACGTCTTCTCAAATCCAGAAATTGCACTATCGTTCGCCGTTTTATTTGTAATCGTCTCTCAAATTAAAATTAACGTCACTAATGCCTATGCAGGCTCTCTAGCGTGGTCTAACTTTTTTTCGCGATTAACTCATACTCATCCAGGTCGGGTAGTGTGGTTAGTGTTCAACGTAGCAATTGCTTTACTGCTGATGGAAATAGGAGTTTTTTCCACGTTAGAAACTGTACTGGGGCTGTATTCTAATATAGCCATTGCTTGGGTTGGAGCTTTAGTTGCCGATTTAGTAATTAACAAACCTCTTGGCATTAGCCCTTCTCAGGTCGAATTCAAGCGTTCCCATTTGTACAACTTTAATCCAGTAGGATTTGGTTCGATGCTGATTGCCTCACTGGTAGCTATGATAGCTTTTCTCGGAGGCTTAGGCACGATTGCCAAAGCTTTTGCACCATTTATTGCTTTAGGATTAGCATTTATACTAGCTCCAGCGATTGCTTTTCTGACTAAAGGTAAATACTACCTAGCTCGTCAAGATTCCTGTACAAAAATAGATGTTGTCACACTTCGCTGTTGCATTTGCGAACAGGAGTACGCGCGTCAAGATATGTCATTTTGTCCAGTTTATGATAATTTCATTTGTTCTTTGTGTTGTAGCTTAGATGCTTGCTGCCACGATGCTTGCAAGAAAAGTACTGATAGCGAAGAGCAAGAACGCAACCTACAATCTGTTCAAATTCCTAAGGCAATCTTTCGGGATAAGATATCTCCTCAATTAGGCATACGGTTAATTAAATTTTTAGCTATTTTCTTATTTCTTTCCGTATTGTTTGGAATTATTATAGGCATCATGTATTACCAGCAAGTTGCTACTGCACAAAACCTTTCTTCTACTACTGCTCAAAAAATAGCAGAAATCTTGATGGAGCTATACGCTATTTCGTTAGTATTGATTGGTATGGGTTCGTGGTGGTTAGTGTTAACTCAGGAGAGCAGGCGGCTTGCGCAAGAAGAACTAGACAAGCGGAATTTACAACTGCAACAAGAAGTAAAAGAGCGGCAACAAGCAGAAGCACAAGTGAAAGAAAAAGCTGCTCAGCTTGAACAAACACTACACAATTTGAAGCAGGCAGAAGCTCAATTGATCCAAACAGAAAAGATGGCAGCCTTGGGTGGATTGGTTGCTGGTATTGCTCATGAAATTAACACGCCTATTGGCATTGGCGTGACAGCAGCTTCACTTTTGATAGAAAAAACATCTGCCTTCTCTCAGCTTTTCCAGAGTGGCAAAATGAAGCGCTCTGATTTAGAAAAATACCTAAATATGGCTCAACAAACTAGTCAGATGACTTTGAACAATCTCGAACGAGCAACTGAGCTTATTCAAAGTTTTAAGCAAGTGGCAGTCGATCAGTCAAGTGAATCAAAACGAATATTTAATCTCAGCAGCTATTTAGAAGAAATTTTGTTACAGCTTAGTCCTAAGCTGAAAACTACAAAACATATTATAGAGGTAAAAGGAGACGCTTCTCTGAACATAAATAGCTATCCAGGTGCTCTTTCTCAGATTATTACAAACTTAATTATGAATTCACTGATTCACGCGTATGAATCTAGCGAACAAGGGCATATTGTATTGAGTTTTAAACAGGTAGAGGAGCGAATAGTTTTTGAGTACTCTGACGACGGTAAAGGAATAGCTCCAGAAAATATTAATAAAATTTTCGAACCATTTTTTACAACCAAACGAGGTCAAGGAGGAAGTGGTCTGGGTTTACATATTGTTTACAATTTAGTAACTCAAAAACTTAATGGAAGGATTTACTGTGAAAGTAAACCTGACACAGGAACAAAGTTTATTATCGAAATTGTTAATACTTGA
- a CDS encoding MarR family transcriptional regulator yields MNNRQEFFHNHQSYECNSFQEEEEILFADETEPAQTESGWKILIVDDDVEVHNVTKLALSDFTFENKSLVFLSAYSAQEAKQLIQLHSDIAIIFLDVVMETEDAGLQLVKYIREELKNQLVRIILRTGQPGRCPENIVATNYEIDDYKTKTELTAQKLFFTVVTALRGFSTIIKLLEASKVVELKDGQHEHFDEMLAVERIAQNKEIQNQNLLRNLKAQQIETLGNLISEVTHEVINSSYTNTLYTMSLITWIARMILRTTDEHFAKLGISQSKLAVLIYLSSEPQLYASPSSLAKHCGVSRAAMTGLVDGLEEEGYVERYSHPSDRRSLMIKLTQKGQHFIDSIASQDQYRISELMSVLSEIERQKLIELTMKVIKIFEEQATSSLEQ; encoded by the coding sequence ATGAATAACAGACAAGAATTTTTTCACAACCATCAAAGTTACGAATGTAATTCCTTCCAGGAAGAGGAGGAAATCCTTTTTGCTGATGAAACGGAACCTGCTCAAACAGAGAGTGGCTGGAAAATTTTAATAGTAGACGATGATGTTGAAGTACACAATGTTACGAAACTAGCCCTGAGTGACTTTACCTTTGAGAATAAAAGTTTAGTATTTTTGAGTGCTTACTCTGCCCAAGAAGCAAAGCAATTAATTCAGTTGCATTCTGACATTGCTATTATTTTCCTTGATGTAGTAATGGAAACGGAAGATGCAGGTTTACAGTTGGTCAAGTACATCAGGGAGGAGTTAAAAAATCAACTAGTTAGAATTATTTTAAGAACAGGTCAACCAGGAAGATGTCCAGAGAATATTGTTGCAACTAATTATGAAATTGATGACTACAAAACCAAAACTGAACTAACTGCTCAAAAACTATTTTTCACAGTAGTCACTGCTTTAAGAGGATTTTCTACAATTATAAAGCTTTTAGAAGCAAGCAAAGTTGTTGAATTAAAAGATGGGCAGCACGAACACTTTGACGAGATGTTAGCTGTTGAAAGGATCGCGCAAAATAAGGAAATACAAAATCAAAACTTATTGCGAAATTTAAAGGCTCAACAAATAGAAACTTTGGGAAATTTGATATCAGAGGTTACGCATGAAGTTATTAATTCTAGCTATACAAATACGCTTTATACAATGTCACTTATTACTTGGATAGCAAGAATGATATTGCGAACAACAGACGAGCATTTTGCAAAGTTGGGTATATCGCAAAGCAAGTTAGCAGTATTAATATACTTGAGTAGCGAACCTCAGTTATATGCAAGTCCGTCTTCTTTAGCAAAGCATTGTGGTGTTTCGCGTGCTGCCATGACTGGACTTGTAGATGGACTGGAAGAAGAGGGATATGTTGAACGCTACAGTCATCCTTCAGATCGTCGTTCTTTAATGATTAAACTGACGCAAAAAGGACAACATTTTATAGATAGTATTGCTTCGCAAGATCAATACCGTATATCTGAATTAATGAGCGTACTAAGTGAAATAGAACGTCAGAAATTAATTGAATTAACAATGAAGGTTATTAAAATTTTTGAGGAACAAGCGACAAGTTCATTAGAGCAATGA
- a CDS encoding transporter substrate-binding domain-containing protein: MKRRTFIQTAIASAATTAAVSCANRTTQVTNTSTQAAASGGDIKVGVLFSLTGGLAIIEKSLHDATLMAIDEINTAGGVGGAKLVPIVEDAASDPRTYQEKARKLLISDNVTTVFGCYTSASRKAVLPIFQQRKGLLYYPTYYEGNECSGNCIYTGAVPNQQQSNFVPWIVENLNAKRFFIVGSNYVYPREMSKVCQILLKENGGQVVADEYLPLGHTEWAPLVNRIRELKPDVVYSNVVGDSVIAFYREFRNQGLTAESLPICATVTSEIEVAAMGAEFAAGHYTSFPYFQAIQSPTNTEWVKRVKERFGQNAVTHHAMECSYWQVHIFKQAAEQAGDLDPMRIREATIGQTYDAPVGRVVIDDNAHAFLTPRIAQAQSDGQFRVVDEYPEPLEPLPYSAYGETSQSRFCLRDGLDQEKAKAVTGT; encoded by the coding sequence ATGAAGAGGCGGACTTTTATCCAAACTGCGATCGCATCTGCTGCAACTACGGCAGCTGTTTCGTGTGCTAACCGAACGACGCAAGTAACAAATACGTCAACACAGGCAGCAGCGAGTGGAGGCGATATCAAAGTTGGAGTTCTTTTCTCCTTAACCGGCGGTCTTGCAATCATTGAAAAGTCTTTACATGATGCCACTTTGATGGCAATTGATGAAATTAATACGGCAGGAGGAGTTGGTGGTGCTAAGCTCGTACCGATTGTAGAGGATGCAGCCTCAGATCCTAGAACGTATCAGGAGAAAGCTCGCAAGCTACTTATTAGCGATAATGTAACAACTGTTTTTGGCTGTTATACATCAGCCAGTCGCAAAGCAGTTCTTCCAATTTTTCAGCAACGTAAAGGATTGCTCTATTATCCAACTTACTACGAGGGTAACGAGTGTAGTGGTAATTGCATTTATACTGGGGCAGTTCCCAACCAGCAGCAAAGTAACTTCGTTCCTTGGATTGTAGAAAACCTCAATGCAAAAAGGTTCTTTATTGTAGGGTCTAACTATGTTTATCCGAGAGAAATGTCCAAAGTTTGCCAAATTCTTCTTAAAGAGAATGGCGGACAAGTAGTAGCAGATGAGTATCTACCACTAGGTCATACTGAATGGGCACCTCTAGTCAATCGGATTAGAGAGTTAAAGCCTGACGTTGTTTACTCAAATGTTGTAGGAGATTCCGTCATTGCTTTCTATCGTGAATTTAGAAACCAAGGTCTAACTGCTGAGTCTCTTCCTATTTGTGCAACTGTCACTAGCGAGATAGAAGTTGCTGCTATGGGTGCTGAGTTTGCAGCAGGACACTATACTTCGTTTCCTTACTTCCAAGCAATTCAATCGCCAACCAATACAGAGTGGGTTAAGCGCGTTAAGGAGCGATTCGGTCAAAATGCTGTGACGCACCATGCAATGGAGTGTTCTTATTGGCAAGTACATATATTCAAGCAAGCGGCTGAGCAAGCAGGCGATCTAGATCCGATGAGAATTCGCGAGGCTACGATTGGACAAACGTACGATGCACCTGTCGGCAGAGTAGTTATTGACGATAATGCTCATGCTTTCCTTACGCCTCGAATTGCCCAAGCTCAATCTGATGGGCAATTTAGGGTTGTTGATGAATATCCTGAACCGCTTGAACCGCTTCCTTATTCTGCATATGGCGAAACCTCTCAGAGTAGATTCTGCCTGCGAGATGGTTTAGACCAAGAAAAAGCCAAAGCCGTCACCGGAACGTGA
- the urtB gene encoding urea ABC transporter permease subunit UrtB, translated as MLGSFLTGLSIASILLLVALGLVIVYGSMGVINMAHGELIMLGAYTTVVAQQYGISFLLCLPIAFFVAGLIGFFIERIVVRHLYGRLLDTLLATWGVGIVIQQLVRLTFGPGLQNISVPSYLSGNLILGGVNLQPYRLAIFAVAIASLGAVTFILYKTDFGTCLRAVTQNPQISACNGINVDQIKGLTFALGSGLAGIAGVMVGGLQSVSPTMGTSYVVDSFIVVVVGGVSSLIGAVASSALLGQVNAFVAWASNDVIAKAVLFAIAIVIIRFRPQGLFTVKSR; from the coding sequence ATGCTAGGAAGCTTTTTAACAGGTCTGAGTATTGCTTCAATTTTGTTACTAGTTGCATTGGGTTTGGTAATCGTCTACGGCAGCATGGGCGTAATCAACATGGCTCATGGAGAGCTAATTATGTTGGGTGCATATACTACTGTAGTTGCTCAGCAGTACGGGATTTCTTTCTTACTTTGTCTGCCTATAGCATTTTTCGTTGCCGGACTTATTGGCTTTTTTATCGAGCGAATAGTTGTCCGACACCTATACGGGCGTCTACTAGATACACTACTAGCAACGTGGGGAGTTGGTATTGTTATTCAACAGCTAGTTCGATTAACCTTCGGACCTGGGCTGCAAAACATTTCTGTGCCCTCATATCTCTCAGGAAACTTAATTTTAGGAGGCGTTAATCTTCAGCCTTATCGCTTAGCTATTTTTGCTGTAGCGATCGCATCACTTGGTGCCGTTACTTTCATTTTGTATAAAACTGATTTTGGTACCTGTTTGAGGGCAGTGACGCAAAATCCACAAATTTCAGCTTGCAATGGCATTAACGTCGATCAGATAAAGGGACTTACCTTTGCACTTGGTTCTGGCTTAGCTGGTATAGCTGGAGTAATGGTAGGGGGATTGCAAAGCGTAAGTCCAACAATGGGAACATCTTACGTTGTTGATTCATTTATTGTAGTAGTTGTTGGTGGTGTAAGTTCTCTAATAGGTGCAGTTGCCAGTTCTGCGTTACTTGGGCAGGTGAATGCATTCGTAGCTTGGGCATCCAACGATGTCATTGCCAAAGCAGTATTATTTGCAATAGCAATTGTTATCATTCGGTTTCGCCCCCAAGGTCTTTTTACAGTCAAATCACGCTAA
- the urtC gene encoding urea ABC transporter permease subunit UrtC, translating into MLKSAVRKIPAPSYLIFFAIILLLPLFVTDAFWLNRLSQYLTYGMLAAALSLCWGYCGILSLGHAAFFGLGAYCMAMSLKLLSPTSLGQGTDFPLPDFMVWNTLAGQELTLPLLWVPFQNQWFGLFAALIVPLTLAILLGLFIFYGNISGVFVSIVTLSLVVILNLIIVDQQPLTNGFNGITDLAYFTVGNFEFDPYSWTTYLLTAVSLIAMMLLLKAVVETKTGLLFRAIQADETRVKYFGYNIANYKLFAFSLSALVAGLAGALFTISSQFASPALLEIGFSISIIIWTAVGGRASLLGSAIGAIAINLLQSLLSESETLINVWLLIIGSVFILVILVLPNGLTDIIPTLSARFFPKSYSTMPSSPEGKEVSEAPLVSMRTKD; encoded by the coding sequence ATGCTTAAATCAGCCGTACGCAAGATTCCTGCACCTTCCTATCTTATTTTTTTTGCAATTATCTTACTTCTTCCTCTGTTTGTTACTGATGCATTTTGGTTGAACAGACTTTCGCAGTATCTTACCTATGGTATGCTGGCTGCTGCTCTATCCCTCTGCTGGGGCTACTGTGGCATTCTCAGCTTAGGTCATGCAGCCTTCTTTGGACTAGGTGCTTACTGCATGGCAATGTCACTAAAGCTACTTAGTCCAACTAGTTTAGGACAAGGTACAGATTTTCCACTACCAGACTTTATGGTGTGGAACACTCTTGCAGGACAAGAACTTACCTTACCACTTCTTTGGGTTCCCTTTCAAAATCAATGGTTTGGCTTGTTTGCTGCCTTGATAGTTCCCCTTACACTAGCAATCCTATTAGGACTGTTCATCTTTTATGGCAACATCTCTGGAGTTTTTGTCTCAATAGTCACGCTGTCTTTGGTTGTCATTCTCAACCTGATTATTGTCGATCAGCAACCTCTTACTAATGGATTTAATGGAATTACCGACCTTGCTTACTTTACGGTTGGCAATTTTGAGTTCGATCCCTATAGCTGGACTACATACTTACTAACAGCTGTTTCTTTAATTGCAATGATGCTGCTACTAAAAGCAGTAGTAGAGACGAAAACAGGTTTATTATTTAGAGCAATCCAAGCTGACGAAACCCGCGTTAAATATTTCGGGTACAACATTGCGAACTACAAGTTGTTTGCATTCAGCCTTTCTGCACTAGTAGCTGGACTTGCAGGTGCTCTATTTACAATCTCGTCTCAATTCGCATCTCCAGCACTACTCGAAATTGGATTTAGTATCAGTATTATTATTTGGACGGCTGTTGGCGGACGCGCTTCTTTACTAGGGTCGGCAATTGGCGCGATTGCTATTAATTTACTTCAGAGCTTGCTGAGTGAGAGCGAAACCTTGATTAATGTTTGGTTACTCATTATTGGTTCTGTATTTATTTTGGTGATTCTAGTTTTACCTAACGGATTAACAGATATTATCCCAACTTTATCTGCAAGGTTTTTCCCAAAATCTTATTCCACAATGCCATCTTCTCCAGAAGGTAAAGAGGTGTCTGAAGCGCCGCTTGTGAGTATGCGAACCAAGGATTGA
- the urtD gene encoding urea ABC transporter ATP-binding protein UrtD, which produces MVKASRRLNTVSDSTLAQDTILEIQDLEVSFSGFKAVSGLNLTVIQGEVRVLIGANGAGKTTTMDLISGKTKATDGRILFKGKDITNWEPHQISRIGVGRKFQIPSVFKDLTVFENMQVALCATPSVLRNLQWRIGNKHHNRIERILHHIGLNDYKYQTAKYLSHGQTQWLEIGMVLAQDPELVLLDEPTAGMTTQETRKTAEIINNLKGQHTILVVEHDMTFVRDICETITVMHQGKKLSEGTISEIENDPSVIEAYLGSGGISHA; this is translated from the coding sequence ATGGTTAAAGCTTCGCGCAGGCTTAATACCGTGTCTGATAGTACTTTAGCTCAAGACACAATACTTGAGATCCAAGATTTAGAGGTTTCATTTAGCGGGTTTAAAGCTGTTAGTGGACTTAATCTAACAGTTATACAAGGAGAAGTCCGCGTGTTAATCGGTGCTAATGGTGCTGGCAAGACAACTACAATGGATTTAATATCCGGCAAAACAAAGGCAACAGACGGTAGGATTCTTTTTAAGGGAAAAGATATTACGAACTGGGAACCACACCAAATTTCTCGAATTGGAGTTGGTAGGAAGTTTCAAATCCCTAGTGTTTTTAAAGATCTCACTGTTTTTGAAAATATGCAAGTTGCCTTGTGTGCAACACCTTCTGTCTTGCGAAACTTACAATGGCGTATCGGAAACAAGCACCACAACCGAATTGAAAGAATTCTACATCATATTGGACTGAACGATTACAAGTATCAAACTGCAAAATACTTGTCTCACGGGCAAACACAATGGTTAGAAATTGGCATGGTACTGGCACAAGATCCTGAATTAGTTCTACTAGATGAGCCAACGGCTGGGATGACAACTCAAGAAACGCGGAAAACAGCCGAGATTATTAATAATCTTAAAGGTCAGCACACAATTCTTGTCGTTGAGCATGACATGACATTTGTACGAGATATTTGTGAAACCATTACAGTTATGCATCAGGGAAAAAAGTTATCCGAAGGGACAATCAGCGAAATCGAAAACGATCCTTCTGTGATTGAAGCTTACTTAGGTAGTGGAGGAATATCCCATGCTTAA